One window from the genome of Bacillus tianshenii encodes:
- a CDS encoding AraC family transcriptional regulator, whose protein sequence is MYNIKLVDLEATHKEYITSWVKESLSEQATIITHDEQHAQVDMVIVQVLSTFDWVKVNRLRKKHLQSKIIVVMNQDMVHTAPIAVELNVHSLQITPLRRNSLIRAIQSASEELKDLPIVRETFLRRLLYGEIKTFDELEQYKRFAKMTNIPNVVCILQGNDRAQEFIENEEGQRILRSHVRSVIKNHLSHWVKDVSYVSFRKYLAVLFHIPFIYKSIREWDQLNHHLFKLINEIHKEYGITLHVGVGSVYNDPLNLYQPYQEAKKALTYSLNENKLLCFYEELTKDENLQKCIEYISSNYHEDLSIKKVANKVHLSHTYFSRLFKKELGISFVEYVTNVRIKRAKWLLSHTNDTIEAIAAQVGFNTPNYFSSIFKKHVGVSPSEYRESHIITVND, encoded by the coding sequence ATGTATAACATTAAGTTAGTCGATTTAGAAGCAACACATAAGGAGTATATCACAAGTTGGGTGAAAGAAAGCTTATCAGAACAAGCGACCATCATCACGCATGATGAACAGCACGCCCAAGTTGATATGGTGATTGTTCAAGTGCTCTCCACTTTCGACTGGGTTAAAGTAAACCGGTTAAGAAAGAAGCACCTTCAATCCAAGATCATTGTCGTGATGAATCAAGACATGGTTCACACTGCACCAATTGCTGTCGAATTAAATGTCCATTCTCTCCAAATTACGCCATTAAGAAGAAATTCGCTTATTCGGGCTATCCAGTCTGCTTCAGAAGAATTGAAAGACTTGCCGATTGTGAGAGAAACATTTTTACGCAGACTACTATATGGGGAAATCAAAACATTCGATGAGCTCGAACAATATAAGCGCTTTGCAAAAATGACCAACATTCCAAACGTCGTCTGTATACTACAAGGAAATGACCGTGCACAGGAGTTTATTGAAAATGAAGAAGGCCAAAGAATTCTTCGTTCCCACGTACGCTCTGTCATCAAGAACCATTTATCACACTGGGTAAAAGATGTGTCCTATGTATCATTCAGAAAATATTTAGCCGTCTTATTTCATATTCCGTTTATCTACAAATCAATCCGAGAATGGGACCAGCTTAACCATCATCTGTTCAAATTAATAAACGAGATTCATAAAGAATACGGCATTACACTGCACGTGGGGGTTGGCTCTGTCTACAATGACCCATTGAACTTGTATCAGCCGTACCAAGAAGCGAAGAAAGCACTTACCTACTCATTAAATGAAAACAAGCTGCTGTGCTTCTATGAAGAATTAACAAAAGATGAGAACTTACAGAAGTGCATCGAATATATTTCAAGCAATTATCATGAAGATTTATCTATCAAGAAAGTGGCGAACAAAGTTCATTTAAGCCATACGTATTTCTCAAGATTATTTAAGAAAGAATTAGGCATTTCATTCGTTGAATATGTCACAAATGTTCGAATCAAACGAGCAAAGTGGCTGTTAAGTCATACCAACGACACGATTGAAGCCATCGCAGCCCAAGTCGGGTTCAATACACCAAACTACTTTAGCTCCATTTTCAAAAAGCACGTTGGTGTGTCTCCAAGTGAATACCGAGAATCCCATATCATTACAGTTAATGATTAA
- a CDS encoding sodium:solute symporter, protein MEAQNWQLENPMIGLVVLGAFFLAFYLISWFSNRASKSVEDLYVAGGGVGPITNGLAMASTYMSLATFLGVTGLILKLQAPFVFLWIQMILAIPLITIIYGTSLRRMGAFSPAHFVKERYGNKAAIIVALWMILISIMYALGQMIGVAKTFEMLFGIPYLTSLFIGGILITGYVTIGGMSGATNNAAVQMVIIALMFILPLGAIMKAMGATGWYFPPLLYSDMVPQMLETLPTFFDYQFDSKWYFSIIPAITLGSLGLPHLAMRIYTASSLKSARQAMIWFALVLGLVFSATYAMGFAGVYFNSTNGGIIAPEDADKLTIILNLVYNPEWVTALVIAGAISAGISTLSGNLLAIGALLSQDIITTLKPNISSKAKVRLGYISICIGGIISVLLGIKPPAFLVVSILWAFGLAAVTNAPIILLGVWWKGANKYGAITSTVIAGAIYVVVSPFVFPSITVSGHALTDSLGLSGAMLCVPIAFLLHIVVSMITNNMPALRNSLTTDADAKLVERIHGWSDVNPLRYNSKIGAATVVILSVATIVWSLMPWNI, encoded by the coding sequence ATGGAAGCGCAAAATTGGCAATTAGAAAATCCAATGATCGGGTTAGTCGTACTCGGTGCCTTCTTCCTAGCTTTCTATCTAATCAGCTGGTTCTCAAACCGTGCGAGTAAGTCAGTTGAAGATTTATACGTAGCAGGCGGCGGCGTTGGTCCTATTACAAACGGTTTAGCAATGGCTTCAACTTATATGAGTCTTGCAACATTCCTTGGGGTTACAGGTCTTATCCTTAAACTACAAGCACCTTTCGTATTCTTATGGATTCAAATGATTCTTGCTATTCCATTAATCACAATTATTTATGGTACGAGCCTACGCCGTATGGGCGCATTCTCTCCGGCTCACTTTGTGAAAGAGCGTTACGGAAACAAAGCAGCGATTATCGTAGCACTTTGGATGATTCTTATCTCTATCATGTACGCATTAGGACAAATGATCGGTGTTGCGAAAACATTTGAAATGTTATTCGGTATCCCTTACTTGACTAGCTTATTCATCGGTGGAATTCTAATCACTGGCTATGTAACAATTGGTGGTATGAGTGGTGCAACAAACAATGCCGCTGTTCAAATGGTTATCATTGCTCTAATGTTTATTCTTCCTTTAGGCGCAATTATGAAAGCAATGGGTGCTACTGGATGGTACTTCCCACCGCTTTTATACTCTGACATGGTTCCACAAATGTTAGAAACATTACCAACCTTCTTTGATTATCAATTTGATTCAAAGTGGTATTTCTCAATTATTCCTGCCATTACTCTTGGCTCACTTGGCCTGCCTCACTTAGCGATGCGTATCTACACAGCATCAAGCCTTAAGAGTGCTCGTCAAGCAATGATTTGGTTCGCACTTGTTCTTGGTCTTGTTTTCTCTGCAACATATGCAATGGGCTTTGCTGGCGTATACTTCAACAGTACAAACGGCGGCATTATCGCTCCAGAAGATGCAGACAAACTAACAATCATCTTGAACCTTGTATACAACCCTGAATGGGTAACAGCTCTTGTAATCGCAGGTGCAATCTCTGCAGGTATCTCTACATTAAGTGGTAACCTACTTGCAATCGGTGCCCTTCTTTCACAAGACATTATTACAACTTTAAAACCAAATATCAGCTCAAAAGCAAAAGTTCGTCTTGGTTACATCTCAATCTGTATTGGTGGTATTATCAGTGTCCTGCTTGGAATTAAGCCACCAGCATTCCTAGTTGTAAGTATTCTTTGGGCATTCGGTCTTGCGGCTGTAACAAATGCTCCAATTATCCTGTTGGGCGTTTGGTGGAAAGGTGCAAACAAATACGGTGCGATTACATCAACAGTTATCGCTGGTGCAATCTATGTTGTCGTTTCACCATTCGTATTCCCATCCATTACAGTAAGTGGCCATGCATTAACAGATTCTCTTGGATTGTCTGGCGCAATGCTTTGTGTACCAATCGCATTCTTACTACACATTGTTGTTTCAATGATTACAAACAACATGCCAGCTCTTCGCAACAGCTTAACAACTGATGCTGATGCGAAACTAGTAGAGCGCATCCATGGCTGGAGTGACGTGAACCCACTTCGCTACAACAGCAAAATCGGTGCTGCAACAGTTGTGATTCTTAGTGTCGCAACAATTGTGTGGTCCTTAATGCCTTGGAATATCTAA
- a CDS encoding four-helix bundle copper-binding protein yields MAHSQYQTLIDTLHECMEACNHCYDACLKEDNVKMLAECIRLDRECGDICSFLEQALGRGTPFAAELASVCATICEACGNECKKHDHDHCKKCADACFKCAEQCKKIA; encoded by the coding sequence ATGGCACACAGCCAATACCAAACCCTTATTGACACCCTACATGAATGTATGGAAGCTTGTAACCATTGCTATGACGCTTGTTTAAAAGAAGACAATGTAAAAATGCTAGCCGAGTGTATCCGTTTAGACCGTGAATGTGGAGATATCTGTTCATTCCTTGAACAAGCACTAGGACGCGGCACCCCATTCGCAGCAGAACTAGCTAGCGTCTGTGCAACAATTTGTGAAGCATGCGGAAATGAATGTAAAAAACACGACCACGACCACTGCAAAAAATGCGCCGACGCCTGCTTCAAATGCGCCGAACAATGCAAAAAAATCGCTTAA
- a CDS encoding thioesterase family protein, producing MGKISYIDDFKTWSEGFQYYSPTQVRFSETDLFGHLNNTVAFVYFEQARVSFFKDLGFMDEWMKENSESLIVTADLQCDFLKQIYVYNDLKIYVKVHQLGNTSLDLHYKAEDENGEACLAGRGRIVHISKAEGKPLAWTDSMKAKLQEYVG from the coding sequence ATGGGGAAAATTTCATATATTGATGATTTCAAAACATGGTCAGAAGGGTTTCAGTATTATTCACCGACACAAGTACGTTTCTCAGAAACAGATCTATTTGGCCATTTAAATAATACGGTTGCGTTTGTGTATTTTGAGCAGGCTCGTGTGTCATTTTTCAAAGATCTTGGGTTTATGGATGAGTGGATGAAGGAGAACAGTGAATCATTGATTGTAACAGCCGATTTGCAATGTGATTTCTTAAAGCAAATCTATGTCTACAATGACCTGAAGATCTATGTAAAGGTTCATCAATTAGGTAACACGTCACTCGATTTGCACTACAAAGCAGAAGATGAGAATGGCGAAGCATGCTTAGCAGGCCGGGGTCGAATTGTACATATTTCCAAAGCTGAAGGGAAGCCATTAGCCTGGACGGACAGTATGAAAGCAAAGCTGCAAGAATATGTAGGATAA
- the sdhB gene encoding succinate dehydrogenase iron-sulfur subunit gives MSENKLVKFIITRQDKPESAPYQEEFEVPYRKNMNVISALMEIRRNPVNTKGETTAPVNWDMNCLEEVCGACSMVINGKPRQSCTALIDQLEQPIRLEPMRTFPVVRDLVIDRSRMFDSLKKVKAWIPIDGTYDLGPGPRMPEKKRQWAYELSKCMTCGVCLEACPNVNSNANFIGPAPLSQVRLFNAHPTGEMNKEERLESLMGDGGLANCGNSQNCVQSCPKGIPLTTSIAALNRDTAIQSFKNFFGSDK, from the coding sequence ATGAGTGAGAACAAATTGGTTAAATTCATTATTACTCGCCAAGATAAACCTGAATCTGCCCCTTACCAAGAAGAGTTCGAGGTACCATATCGTAAAAATATGAACGTAATTTCTGCTTTAATGGAAATTCGTCGTAATCCAGTAAACACAAAAGGTGAAACAACAGCACCTGTTAACTGGGATATGAACTGTTTGGAAGAGGTATGTGGCGCTTGTTCAATGGTTATCAACGGCAAACCACGTCAATCTTGTACGGCACTTATTGATCAGCTTGAGCAGCCGATTCGTCTTGAGCCAATGCGTACATTCCCGGTTGTTCGTGACTTAGTTATCGACCGAAGCCGTATGTTTGATTCTTTGAAGAAGGTAAAAGCATGGATTCCGATTGATGGTACGTATGATCTTGGGCCTGGTCCAAGAATGCCAGAGAAGAAGCGTCAATGGGCATATGAGTTGTCTAAATGTATGACATGTGGCGTATGTTTGGAAGCTTGTCCAAACGTAAACAGCAATGCAAACTTTATCGGTCCAGCACCGCTTTCTCAAGTGCGCTTGTTCAATGCACATCCAACAGGTGAAATGAACAAAGAAGAGCGTCTTGAATCATTAATGGGCGATGGCGGACTTGCAAACTGTGGTAACTCACAAAACTGTGTCCAATCATGTCCAAAGGGTATTCCTTTGACAACATCGATTGCTGCATTAAACCGCGACACAGCGATTCAGTCATTCAAGAACTTCTTCGGAAGCGACAAATAA
- the sdhA gene encoding succinate dehydrogenase flavoprotein subunit produces MSKGNLVVVGGGLAGLMATIKAAEAGVHVDLLSLVPVKRSHSVCAQGGINGAVNTKGEGDSPWEHFDDTVYGGDFLANQPPVKAMTEAAPGIIHLLDRMGVMFNRTPEGLLDFRRFGGTQHHRTAFAGATTGQQLLYALDEQVRRHEVAGLVTKYEGWEMLSLVLDDDGVCRGVVGQNLHSMETQVFKGDAVIMATGGPGIIFGKSTNSVINTGSAASAAYQQGVKYANGEFIQIHPTAIPGDDKLRLMSESARGEGGRVWTYKDGKPWYFLEEKYPAYGNLVPRDIATREIFHVCVDLKLGINGENMVYLDLSHKDPKELDIKLGGIIEIYEKFMGDDPRKVPMKIFPAVHYSMGGMWVDYNQQTNIPGLFAAGECDYSQHGANRLGANSLLSAIYGGMVAGPNAVEYMNGLEKSADAIPEAVFERQLKVEEDKNNEIMGLNGTENAYVLHKELGEWMNNNVTVVRTNDKLQQTDEKIQELMERWKNININDTAQWSNQGVMFTRQLQNMFHLARVITLGAYNRNESRGAHYKPEFPERNDEEWLKTTIARFNPATNSPEFSYEEVDIGLIEPRKRDYSKKKANEKKGEAK; encoded by the coding sequence TTGAGTAAAGGAAATCTTGTTGTTGTCGGTGGCGGTCTTGCCGGTTTGATGGCAACTATTAAAGCAGCAGAAGCAGGGGTTCATGTTGACCTGTTATCATTAGTGCCTGTTAAGCGTTCTCACTCTGTATGTGCACAAGGCGGTATTAATGGTGCCGTTAATACAAAGGGTGAAGGGGATTCACCTTGGGAGCACTTTGATGATACGGTTTATGGTGGGGACTTCTTAGCGAACCAACCTCCAGTAAAAGCAATGACAGAAGCAGCGCCTGGAATCATTCACTTGCTTGACCGTATGGGTGTTATGTTCAACCGTACACCTGAAGGATTGCTTGACTTCCGCCGCTTTGGTGGAACACAGCATCACCGTACTGCATTTGCTGGTGCAACAACTGGTCAGCAGCTTTTATATGCATTGGACGAGCAAGTACGTCGTCACGAAGTAGCAGGTCTTGTAACGAAATATGAAGGCTGGGAAATGCTTTCACTTGTACTAGATGATGATGGTGTTTGTCGTGGTGTAGTTGGACAGAACCTTCATTCTATGGAAACGCAAGTCTTCAAAGGTGATGCCGTTATTATGGCAACTGGTGGTCCTGGTATTATCTTTGGTAAGTCAACGAACTCTGTTATCAACACTGGTTCAGCGGCTTCAGCTGCATACCAGCAAGGTGTTAAATATGCAAATGGTGAGTTCATTCAGATTCACCCAACTGCAATCCCTGGTGATGACAAGCTTCGTCTAATGAGTGAATCAGCACGTGGTGAAGGTGGCCGCGTATGGACATATAAAGATGGTAAGCCATGGTACTTCCTAGAGGAAAAATATCCTGCATACGGAAACCTTGTACCTCGTGATATCGCTACACGGGAAATATTCCACGTTTGTGTCGATTTGAAACTTGGTATTAACGGTGAAAACATGGTGTACTTGGATCTATCGCATAAAGATCCGAAAGAACTTGACATTAAGCTTGGCGGTATCATTGAAATCTATGAGAAATTCATGGGTGATGATCCACGTAAAGTACCAATGAAAATCTTCCCAGCTGTTCACTATTCAATGGGTGGTATGTGGGTTGATTACAATCAACAAACGAACATTCCTGGCCTATTTGCAGCTGGTGAGTGTGACTATTCTCAGCACGGTGCGAACCGCTTAGGTGCAAACTCATTACTATCTGCGATCTACGGTGGTATGGTTGCCGGCCCGAATGCTGTTGAATATATGAACGGCCTTGAAAAATCAGCTGACGCGATTCCAGAAGCAGTATTTGAGCGTCAATTGAAGGTTGAAGAAGATAAGAACAATGAAATCATGGGCTTAAATGGTACAGAAAATGCGTACGTTCTTCATAAAGAGCTAGGTGAATGGATGAACAATAACGTAACGGTTGTTCGTACAAATGATAAGCTTCAGCAAACTGATGAGAAGATCCAAGAGCTGATGGAGCGCTGGAAGAACATCAATATTAATGACACGGCTCAATGGTCGAACCAAGGTGTTATGTTTACACGTCAATTACAAAACATGTTCCACCTTGCTCGTGTAATCACACTTGGTGCATATAACCGTAATGAAAGCCGTGGTGCACATTACAAGCCAGAATTCCCAGAACGTAATGATGAAGAATGGTTGAAAACAACGATTGCTCGGTTTAATCCAGCAACAAATTCACCAGAATTTTCTTATGAAGAAGTGGATATTGGACTTATCGAGCCACGTAAACGTGACTACTCTAAGAAGAAAGCGAATGAAAAGAAAGGGGAGGCTAAATAA
- a CDS encoding succinate dehydrogenase cytochrome b558 subunit: MAGNKEFANRRLHSLLGVIPVGLFLLEHLITNFMATQGAEKFNSAVHFLEELPFRYFLEIFVIFLPLLYHAIYGLYIAFTAKNNVSNYGYFRNWMFLLQRVSGVVTLIFIAWHVWETRIAALFGTPVNFEMMQNILNNPAMIVFYIVGVVSTVFHFANGLWSFFVSWGITVTPRSQRISTYVTMAVFVGLTYVGMRALFAFVSPELAGM; encoded by the coding sequence ATGGCAGGTAATAAAGAATTTGCGAACAGACGATTGCACTCGTTGCTTGGTGTTATACCAGTCGGTTTATTCTTACTTGAGCATCTTATTACGAACTTCATGGCAACACAGGGAGCAGAGAAATTTAATTCAGCGGTACACTTTTTAGAAGAATTACCTTTCCGATATTTTCTAGAAATATTCGTTATTTTCTTACCGTTATTGTATCATGCGATCTATGGACTATATATTGCTTTCACAGCAAAAAATAATGTAAGTAACTATGGATATTTCCGTAACTGGATGTTTTTGTTGCAACGTGTCTCAGGTGTTGTAACATTGATTTTTATCGCATGGCATGTATGGGAAACACGTATCGCTGCGTTATTTGGAACGCCAGTTAACTTCGAAATGATGCAAAATATTTTAAATAACCCTGCAATGATCGTCTTCTATATCGTCGGTGTTGTATCAACTGTTTTCCATTTTGCTAATGGTTTATGGTCTTTCTTTGTGAGCTGGGGTATCACTGTAACACCTCGTTCTCAACGTATTTCTACTTATGTCACAATGGCTGTATTCGTTGGTCTAACATATGTTGGGATGCGTGCCCTATTTGCATTTGTAAGCCCTGAGCTAGCAGGAATGTAA
- a CDS encoding YslB family protein, producing MKSSNLFSIKQATEELQCPAFAYELMREVLLPDLLSEDYEEISYFAGKRLARKFPLETVQELNEFFETAGWGTLQLIKDKKITLTYELTSPLIEKRFNYDKAPSFHLEAGFLAEQIQQINGTLTESSVELKPRQKKAVITVQSEK from the coding sequence ATGAAATCTTCAAATCTATTTTCGATAAAACAGGCAACAGAAGAACTTCAATGTCCAGCATTTGCGTATGAACTGATGCGCGAAGTGCTTCTTCCTGATCTTCTAAGTGAAGATTATGAGGAGATTAGTTATTTTGCTGGAAAAAGACTTGCACGCAAGTTCCCGCTCGAAACAGTCCAAGAGCTTAATGAATTTTTCGAAACTGCAGGTTGGGGAACGCTGCAACTAATTAAAGATAAAAAAATAACACTCACATATGAGCTGACAAGCCCGCTTATTGAAAAGCGCTTCAATTATGATAAAGCACCATCTTTTCATTTAGAAGCCGGCTTTCTTGCAGAACAAATCCAGCAAATCAACGGTACACTCACCGAATCATCTGTCGAATTAAAGCCACGCCAAAAGAAAGCGGTCATCACCGTTCAATCAGAAAAATAG
- the bioB gene encoding biotin synthase BioB: protein MNWNLLAEKSISGEGLTNEEALSVLDAPDDELLPLMHAAFQVRKHYYGKKVKLNMIMNAKSGLCPENCGYCSQSIVSEANVDTYNLLDKEQLMKGAEHAYNLKAGTYCIVASGRGPTNREVETVAETVKEIKDRFGMKICACLGILKPEQAKLLKAAGVDRYNHNVNTSESHHENITTSHNYDDRVNTVNTAKDAGMSPCSGVIVGMKESRQDVVDMAHSLKALDADSIPVNFLHAIDGTPLEGTSELDPRYCLRVLALFRFINPTKEIRISGGREVNLRGLQPLGLYAANSIFIGDYLTTSGQEHTSDHQMIEDMGFEVELVEEKQAI, encoded by the coding sequence TTGAATTGGAATTTATTAGCTGAGAAAAGTATAAGCGGTGAAGGATTAACAAACGAAGAGGCATTAAGCGTATTGGACGCTCCAGATGACGAACTTCTACCTTTAATGCACGCAGCTTTTCAAGTACGAAAGCACTATTACGGAAAAAAAGTAAAATTAAATATGATTATGAATGCAAAATCAGGCCTTTGTCCTGAAAACTGTGGATACTGTTCACAATCAATTGTGTCAGAAGCGAATGTTGATACATACAATTTGCTTGATAAAGAGCAGTTAATGAAAGGTGCCGAACATGCATACAACTTAAAGGCAGGTACATACTGTATCGTTGCCAGCGGACGCGGGCCTACAAACCGTGAAGTTGAAACTGTTGCGGAAACAGTAAAAGAAATTAAAGACCGCTTCGGCATGAAAATTTGTGCATGTCTTGGAATTTTAAAACCTGAACAAGCAAAGCTGTTAAAAGCAGCAGGCGTTGACCGTTACAATCATAACGTCAACACATCAGAAAGCCATCACGAAAACATCACAACATCTCATAACTATGATGACCGCGTAAACACTGTGAATACAGCGAAAGATGCAGGCATGTCACCTTGTTCTGGTGTTATTGTCGGCATGAAGGAATCAAGACAAGATGTTGTCGACATGGCGCATAGTTTGAAAGCGCTTGATGCAGACTCCATTCCAGTTAACTTCCTGCATGCAATTGACGGCACACCGCTAGAAGGAACGAGCGAGCTTGACCCGCGTTATTGCTTACGTGTCCTTGCTCTATTCCGCTTCATTAACCCAACGAAAGAAATCCGCATTTCAGGCGGCCGTGAAGTAAACCTACGAGGGCTTCAGCCATTAGGCTTATATGCAGCGAACTCGATCTTCATCGGCGACTACTTAACAACAAGCGGCCAAGAGCACACAAGCGATCACCAAATGATCGAGGATATGGGCTTTGAAGTTGAGTTAGTCGAAGAAAAGCAAGCTATTTAA
- the uvrC gene encoding excinuclease ABC subunit UvrC, with amino-acid sequence MKSHLKEKLAILPDQPGCYLMKDKHGTIIYVGKAKVLKNRVRSYFTGSHDGKTLRLVNEIQDFEYIVTSSNIEALILELHLIKKYDPKYNVMLKDDKSYPYIKITNERHPRLITTRKVKKDGGKYFGPYPNVQAANETKKLLDRLYPLRKCSKLPDRVCLYYHMGQCLAPCVKEVEAEENNEIVQNITRFLKGGYQDIKKELAGKMQQASEALEFERAKEYRDQIAHIEAVMEKQKMTLKELKDRDVFGFAYDKGWMCVQVFFVRQGKLIERDVSLFPFYDEAEEDFLTFLGQFYESKNHLKPKEIFLPPEVNREYAEQLIGVKVSQPMRGQKKDLVKLATKNASIALQEKFALIERDEERTIKAVENLGKQLNIETPLRIEAFDNSNIQGTDPVSALVTFIDGKPSKKDYRKYKVKSVEGPDDYASMREVVRRRYTRVLKDGLPLPDLIIVDGGKAHMQGAIDVLENELGLDIPLCGLAKDDKHRTSELLFGSPPEPVELPRNSQEFYLLQRIQDEVHRFAITFHRQIRGKGAFRSVLDDIPGIGEKRRRALLRKFGSVAKLKEVTVDELKEASLPQHVAEEVVRYLQDEKKK; translated from the coding sequence ATGAAGAGCCATTTGAAAGAGAAATTGGCCATTTTGCCTGACCAGCCAGGCTGTTATCTTATGAAGGATAAGCATGGCACGATTATTTACGTCGGGAAGGCAAAGGTATTGAAAAACCGTGTGCGTTCTTATTTTACTGGCTCACATGATGGGAAAACATTGCGTCTTGTCAATGAAATACAAGACTTTGAATATATCGTTACATCGTCAAACATTGAAGCCTTGATTCTCGAGCTTCATCTCATAAAAAAGTATGACCCAAAATATAACGTCATGCTGAAGGATGATAAGAGTTATCCGTATATTAAAATCACTAATGAGCGTCATCCTCGCTTAATTACGACCCGGAAGGTGAAAAAGGATGGCGGCAAATATTTCGGGCCATATCCGAATGTCCAGGCGGCGAATGAAACGAAGAAGCTGTTGGACCGATTGTATCCACTGCGCAAATGCTCGAAGCTACCTGACCGAGTGTGCTTGTACTATCATATGGGTCAGTGCTTGGCTCCGTGTGTGAAAGAGGTGGAGGCTGAAGAGAACAATGAAATTGTCCAAAATATTACTCGTTTTCTAAAAGGCGGCTATCAGGACATCAAGAAAGAGTTAGCTGGGAAGATGCAGCAAGCATCTGAAGCGTTGGAATTTGAGCGCGCGAAAGAGTACCGCGACCAAATTGCCCATATTGAAGCGGTAATGGAAAAGCAGAAGATGACGCTTAAGGAGCTGAAAGACCGTGATGTGTTCGGTTTTGCTTATGATAAAGGCTGGATGTGTGTGCAAGTCTTTTTCGTTCGGCAAGGTAAGTTGATTGAACGGGATGTGTCGCTGTTTCCGTTCTATGATGAAGCCGAAGAGGACTTCCTCACATTTCTCGGGCAATTTTATGAAAGTAAAAATCATCTGAAGCCGAAGGAGATTTTTCTACCTCCAGAGGTGAATCGTGAATATGCAGAGCAGCTGATTGGTGTAAAAGTAAGCCAGCCTATGCGTGGACAGAAGAAAGACCTCGTAAAGCTAGCCACGAAAAATGCGTCGATTGCTCTTCAGGAGAAATTCGCGCTCATTGAGCGGGATGAAGAGCGGACGATTAAAGCGGTTGAAAATCTCGGAAAGCAGCTGAACATTGAAACACCGCTGCGAATTGAGGCGTTTGATAACTCAAATATTCAAGGTACCGACCCAGTTTCAGCGCTGGTGACATTTATTGATGGAAAGCCGTCGAAGAAGGATTACAGAAAGTATAAGGTGAAATCTGTCGAGGGTCCTGATGATTATGCATCCATGCGTGAGGTCGTTAGGCGTCGCTATACGCGCGTATTGAAAGACGGGTTGCCGTTGCCTGATTTAATTATCGTTGATGGCGGAAAAGCGCATATGCAAGGAGCAATTGATGTGCTAGAAAATGAGCTTGGGCTCGATATTCCGTTATGTGGCTTAGCGAAGGATGACAAGCATCGCACGTCAGAATTGCTGTTTGGCAGTCCGCCTGAGCCGGTTGAGCTTCCAAGAAACAGTCAGGAATTTTATCTCTTACAGCGGATTCAAGACGAGGTGCACCGTTTTGCGATTACGTTTCATCGTCAAATTCGCGGGAAGGGTGCTTTTCGTTCGGTGCTTGATGACATTCCAGGAATCGGGGAGAAAAGGCGCAGAGCACTGCTCCGAAAGTTCGGTTCTGTTGCAAAGCTGAAGGAAGTAACGGTAGATGAGCTGAAGGAAGCAAGTCTGCCGCAGCACGTAGCGGAAGAAGTGGTACGCTATTTACAAGATGAGAAGAAAAAATAA